In Vigna unguiculata cultivar IT97K-499-35 unplaced genomic scaffold, ASM411807v1 contig_72, whole genome shotgun sequence, a single window of DNA contains:
- the LOC114172940 gene encoding uncharacterized protein LOC114172940 — translation MEDWETAQETIKADISQLKDQVGQILEALKSLRASGEASSAKGEKSTHDAPIAFPTYGLPSSYTPPVGDYSEAEHASFSFPINTPRNEGTTFAEPRVTVIPKPLNTTVDDDSLGKITPHPTMQSVFVDVEGTKTKLEILEERIRAIEGGGNYGFGDVAGLSLVRDVTIPHKFKVPEFEKYKGTTCPRSHLTMYYRKMAAYAYDDKLLIHFFQDSLVGAALSWYTHLEASRIRSWMDLVDAFLKQYKYNMDIAPDRLQLQNIAKRDAESFKEYAQRWRELAAQVEPPLHDKEMVAMFVSTLQPPFYEHMVGNVSSVFADIIIIGERIEIGLKNGKIAYSPLAATTPKSPISGSYQSQHNNTWKIEANTNPNQSLGQITSPRRNQERNYIHFTPIPVTYTELLPDLLRNALVAICPMKPLEPPYPKYFDVNATCDYHGGAIGHSTEKCLSYKHKVQALIDSGWLKFQENKPNIKTNPLSGHDNASINAIDLEGRQLVKNVSEIKSSRRFIFETLLTVGLLEGEYNLRDACGFHPGAEHSIEACKKFENFLQKLIDKNFVQVCCGDKDDKRRLVEEKNELGLARIEGQERRKGKICISDIKESFRSVRWINTCQISPIEDGNGLESLDFVRSCPPDI, via the exons ATGGAGGACTGGGAAACTGCACAAGAGACAATAAAAGCAGATATCAGTCAACTAAAGGACCAAGTAGGTCAAATCTTGGAGGCCTTGAAGTCCTTAAGGGCCTCAGGAGAAGCTTCATCAGCAAAGGGTGAGAAAAGCACTCATGACGCTCCTATTGCTTTTCCAACATACGGATTGCCATCGAGTTACACCCCACCTGTTGGAGATTATTCAGAGGCTGAACATGCTTCCTTCTCATTCCCAATCAATACTCCAAGGAATGAAGGGACTACCTTTGCAGAACCACGAGTGACTGTAATACCTAAGCCTTTAAACACAACTGTCGATGATGACTCTTTGGGCAAGATTACACCACACCCTACTATGCAGTCCGTATTCGTTGATGTTGAGGGAACCAAAACTAAGTTGGAAATTTTGGAAGAACGAATACGAGCTATTGAGGGAGGTGGAAACTATGGGTTTGGCGATGTTGCAGGTTTAAGCTTAGTTCGTGATGTAACAATACCTCACAAGTTTAAGGTTCCGGAGTTCGAAAAGTACAAGGGTACCACATGTCCTAGAAGCCATCTAACCATGTATTATCGAAAGATGGCCGCCTATGCTTACGATGACAAATTGTTGATCCACTTCTTCCAAGACAGTTTGGTTGGGGCAGCATTGAGTTGGTATACCCACTTGGAGGCGTCTCGCATTCGCTCTTGGATGGATTTGGTAGATGCTTTTCTGAAACAGTACAAGTATAACATGGATATTGCGCCAGATCGTTTGCAATTGCAGAACATAGCCAAAAGGGATGCAGAATCATTTAAAGAGTATGCCCAACGATGGAGAGAGCTTGCTGCTCAAGTGGAGCCTCCTCTTCATGATAAAGAAATGGTGGCAATGTTTGTGAGCACGTTACAACCACCGTTCTATGAACACATGGTAGGGAATGTATCTTCAGTTTTCGCCGATATTATCATCATAGGTGAAAGGATAGAGATCGGGCTGAAGAATGGAAAGATTGCATATAGCCCGCTCGCGGCTACAACTCCTAAAAGCCCGATTTCA GGATCCTATCAATCACAACACAATAACACTTGGAAAATTGAGGCTAACACAAATCCCAACCAGTCTTTGGGGCAAATCACTAGTCCTAGAAGGAATCAAGAAAGGAATTATATTCATTTCACTCCTATTCCTGTGACTTACACGGAGTTGTTGCCAGATCTACTCCGTAATGCTTTGGTAGCTATCTGCCCGATGAAGCCTTTGGAGCCACCATACCCTAAGTATTTTGATGTAAATGCCACATGTGATTATCACGGGGGAGCCATTGGTCACTCTACTGAGAAATGTTTGTCTTACAAACACAAAGTTCAGGCATTAATCGACTCAGGGtggttaaaatttcaagagaatAAACCCAACATTAAGACCAATCCCCTATCTGGGCATGATAATGCTTCAATAAATGCTATTGATCTCGAGGGACGCCAGTTGGTGAAGAATGTGAGCGAAATTAAGAGTTCACGAAGGTTTATTTTTGAGACACTACTAACAGTAGGATTATTGGAAGGTGAATATAACTTAAGGGATGCATGCGGGTTCCATCCAGGTGCTGAACATTCCATCGAGGCGTgcaaaaagtttgaaaattttctacaaaaatTGATCGACAAGAACTTCGTGCAAGTATGTTGTGGGGACAAAGATGACAAGAGGAGGCTGGTAGAAGAAAAGAATGAGCTAGGCCTGGCTCGCATAGAAGGACAAGAACGAAGAAAAGGGAAGATTTGCATCAGTGACATCAAAGAGAGCTTCCGCAGTGT